In the Telopea speciosissima isolate NSW1024214 ecotype Mountain lineage chromosome 2, Tspe_v1, whole genome shotgun sequence genome, one interval contains:
- the LOC122650661 gene encoding uncharacterized protein LOC122650661, translating into MPMKSVSQANVIKFVKHELILRFGLPETLTCDNGSVFSEGEVSQFAQEYGIMVTFSTPYYAQGNGQRIGKAKICFGDLVGPGTDEKTTDPGQQKSNVLLLGHRATLFPAVSQIGGVAGIPCEIQIPTNPGAIRATIDLFTRRLQAE; encoded by the coding sequence ATGCCAATGAAGTCGGTTAGCCAGGCCAATGTGATTAAGTTTGTGAAGCATGAATTAATACTTCGTTTCGGTCTGCCTGAGACTCTTACCTGTGACAATGGGTCAGTTTTCTCCGAAGGTGAGGTGTCTCAATTTGCACAAGAGTATGGGATAATGGTTACCTTTTCCACACCTTATTACGCACAAGGTAACGGCCAACGCATTGGCAAGGCCAAGATATGCTTTGGTGATCTTGTCGGCCCGGGTACAGATGAGAAAACGACAGATCCAGGACAACAGAAAAGCAATGTACTCTTGCTTGGTCACCGGGCCACTTTGTTTCCGGCAGTGAGTCAAATAGGAGGTGTAGCTGGCATTCCTTGTGAGATTCAGATCCCAACCAATCCGGGAGCAATCAGAGCTACCATTGATCTCTTCACCAGACGACTTCAGGCCGAGTAG